CATTCTGCTGATGGAAACACTCAACGGTACATTAAGGTCTGAAAAGGAAGCAGAGGTTGACCTTGGTCTTCCGGTAATTGCCACGATCGCAACCATTCGCAAACGCGATTTGGGTAAAGCGACAGATGGCAAAACAAGAGTGAAGGAGGGTGCTTATGTTACGGCTAAATAAGAGTCTGATTACGAACATTAATCCATCCTCGTCGATCTCGGAATCGTTCCGATCGCTGCGTACGTATATTCGCCAGCTTGGGCTGGCACAGGGCAACGGAGGAAAAGTGCTGCTCTTTACCTCAGCTGAAGCTGGAGCGGGCAAGACGACAATTCTGTCCAATCTCGCGGTTTCTTTTGTGCAGGAGGGGAGAAAGGTAGCTGTCATAGACTGCAACTTACGACATCCCAGTCTCCATACGGTATTTGAAGTGGAAGGCAGTCAGGGACTTGCGGCATATTTAGACGGCATGGAGGAAGTCGATCGAATTGTTGTGCATGGAAAATTAGCTAACCTTTCGGTCATCCCGGCTGGTATATCCAGAATCAGCCCTCCGGATCTACTCGGCAGCGATAAAATGATCGCTTTACTGGATGAACTGAAAGGAAGTCATGATCTAATTCTGCTCGACTCACCTTCGGCGATGGATTACAGTGACGCTCGTATATTGGCCTCCCAAGTGGATGGCGTCATTCTCGTAGCCAGATATGGGAAGTCAAAAAGGGAATCCATTCGTAAGGTCAAGGTGCTGATGGAGCAGGCCGGTTCACAGATTATCGGTATTGCCATGAATCAGGCGAAATAACGGTAATCGAGCATTAGCAATCGAAGTGAACTCCAATAAATAGATTTTAGGAGGTAAAGTGCGATGAAGAAAGTGAAAAAAGTAATTATACCAGCAGCGGGACTAGGAACGCGCTTTCTTCCGGCGACAAAGGCAATGCCTAAAGAAATGCTTCCAATCATCAATAAACCTACTATTCAGTACATTGTCGAGGAAGCTATTGCTTCCGGAATTGAAGACATCATTATTGTAACGGGTAAAGGAAAACGAGCAATTGAGGATCATTTTGATAACGCGTTTGAATTGGAATCTCGACTCCTGGAAGATGGCAAGCTGGAAATCCTGAAAGAGGTTCAGCGTTCTTCCAAGGTTGAGATTCACTATATCCGGCAGAAGGAACCAAAGGGTCTCGGTCATGCGGTATGGTGTGCGAGACGATTTATCGGTGATGAGCCTTTTGGCGTAATGTTAGGTGACGATATCGTAGTTGGGCAAACCCCTTGTCTGAAACAGCTGATTGAGCAATATGAAGAAACGCAAAACTCGGTCATAGGTGTTCAGCAGATTCCTGATGAATTTACGAATCGTTACGGGATCATCGAACCCGATCTGCAGGACGGGAAACTGTACCGAGTTAATAATTTTGTGGAGAAGCCAGCGCTGGGTACAGCCCCTTCTAATTTGGCTATCATGGGCCGCTATGTATTTACACCAAAGATCTTCAAGTATCTTGACTTGCAAGAAAAAGGTGCCGGTGGAGAAATTCAGCTGACAGATGCCATTCAAAAGCTGAACCAAAGCGAACGCGTATATGCCTATAACTTTGACGGAACGAGATATGATGTCGGCGAGCGACTGGGATATATTTTGACAACACTAGAATTTGCACTGCAAAGCGATGATTTACGGTATCCGATTATGGATGCTATGGCGGACTGGCTTAGTAAAGCAGGACAAACCAGCCTGAGCAGTTAAATGGATATTCCCAAAAATTCAAGGAGGAATGAAGAGAGATGAGCATGCAAAAAATGCCGGAAGACTATGAGGCCGTCCTGCCGAAACTTTACATGCTACATGCCAAAGAAGGAAAGAAAGAAACGGAGTTCTATCTGGTAATGAAACGGATGATCGATATCTTTTTTTCCGCTCTTGGTCTTCTCATATTGCTGCCCTTATTCGGCTTGGTAGCGATCTTGATCAAACTGGAGGACCCGAAAGGCAAAGTGTTCTTTCGGCAAAATCGCGTGGGTAAGGATGAAAAACAATTCCCAATGTATAAGTTCAGATCCATGGTGAGTAATGCTGAGGAATTAAAGGAAAACTTACTCGCTTATAACGAAGTGAGCGGTGCGATGTTCAAGATCAAGAATGATCCTCGGATCACGCAGATTGGCAGATTTCTGCGGAAGACAAGTATAGATGAGTTACCTCAGCTGTGGAATGTCCTGCTGGGTCACATGAGTCTAGTTGGACCACGTCCTCCGCTTCCGGAAGAGGTGGCACAGTATACAGAATATGATAAACAGCGGCTCACGGTTACACCGGGCTGTACCGGATACTGGCAAGTGAACGCCAGAAACAGCGTCGGCTTCGACGAAATGGTACAACTGGATCTAACCTACATCCATATTCGAAGTACTCGACTGGATCTGAAGATTATTGCCAAAACCGGACTGATGTTGCTCGGTTCGAAAGACGCTTATTAATATTATGGAAATTAGGTGAATGCCGATGAATGTCTACGGAATCGCTCCTATGGTTTCCATTATCATCTGTACTTACAATCGATCAGATTTATTGATCACAACGCTACAGTCACTATTAACACTGGATGATTTGGAGCAGGCCGAAATTATTGTTGTAGATAACTGCTCTAAAGATGATACAGCAGCTTGCGTCAAAAAGTTCATAGCTGCGCATGGGGCAGTTCTGGATATCCGCTATATGATGGAGCCCGTGCAGGGATTGTCTGCGGCTCGCAATACAGGGATTCTAGCTTCGAGAACGCCACTCATTGCATTTCTTGATGATGATGCGATCCCTTGTCAGACATGGATTACGACGATTATCAGCACCTTTGAAAGTAAACCTGAAGTGATGGCTATGGGAGGGAAGATCGCTCCGATCTTCGAAAGCAAACGTCCGGAGTGGCTGATCAAACCATTCGAACTTCCGTATACGATCGTTGATCTA
The window above is part of the Paenibacillus sp. FSL K6-0276 genome. Proteins encoded here:
- the galU gene encoding UTP--glucose-1-phosphate uridylyltransferase GalU, with the translated sequence MKKVKKVIIPAAGLGTRFLPATKAMPKEMLPIINKPTIQYIVEEAIASGIEDIIIVTGKGKRAIEDHFDNAFELESRLLEDGKLEILKEVQRSSKVEIHYIRQKEPKGLGHAVWCARRFIGDEPFGVMLGDDIVVGQTPCLKQLIEQYEETQNSVIGVQQIPDEFTNRYGIIEPDLQDGKLYRVNNFVEKPALGTAPSNLAIMGRYVFTPKIFKYLDLQEKGAGGEIQLTDAIQKLNQSERVYAYNFDGTRYDVGERLGYILTTLEFALQSDDLRYPIMDAMADWLSKAGQTSLSS
- a CDS encoding sugar transferase; the encoded protein is MSMQKMPEDYEAVLPKLYMLHAKEGKKETEFYLVMKRMIDIFFSALGLLILLPLFGLVAILIKLEDPKGKVFFRQNRVGKDEKQFPMYKFRSMVSNAEELKENLLAYNEVSGAMFKIKNDPRITQIGRFLRKTSIDELPQLWNVLLGHMSLVGPRPPLPEEVAQYTEYDKQRLTVTPGCTGYWQVNARNSVGFDEMVQLDLTYIHIRSTRLDLKIIAKTGLMLLGSKDAY
- a CDS encoding CpsD/CapB family tyrosine-protein kinase, translating into MLRLNKSLITNINPSSSISESFRSLRTYIRQLGLAQGNGGKVLLFTSAEAGAGKTTILSNLAVSFVQEGRKVAVIDCNLRHPSLHTVFEVEGSQGLAAYLDGMEEVDRIVVHGKLANLSVIPAGISRISPPDLLGSDKMIALLDELKGSHDLILLDSPSAMDYSDARILASQVDGVILVARYGKSKRESIRKVKVLMEQAGSQIIGIAMNQAK